One genomic region from Actinocatenispora thailandica encodes:
- a CDS encoding carboxymuconolactone decarboxylase family protein, with the protein MPELGLDTLKAALPEYAKDTKLNLGSVLGNGQLPEQQLWGTALACAIAAGNATVTAELAAEATDRLKPEVVRAAKAAASIMAMNNVYYRAKHLIGDPEYQSLPAGLRMTVIGRPGVDKVDFELWCLAVSAVNGCGTCLESHEKTLREAGVPRGTVHDALRIAAVVTAAATTLSAEQALG; encoded by the coding sequence GTGCCTGAGTTGGGCCTCGACACCCTCAAGGCCGCGCTGCCGGAGTACGCCAAGGACACCAAGCTGAACCTCGGCTCGGTGCTCGGCAACGGTCAGCTGCCCGAGCAGCAGCTCTGGGGTACCGCGCTGGCCTGCGCGATCGCCGCCGGCAACGCGACGGTCACCGCCGAGCTCGCCGCCGAGGCGACCGACCGGCTCAAACCCGAGGTGGTACGAGCGGCCAAGGCCGCGGCGTCGATCATGGCCATGAACAACGTGTACTACCGGGCCAAGCACCTGATCGGCGACCCGGAGTACCAGTCGCTGCCGGCCGGGCTGCGGATGACGGTGATCGGCCGGCCCGGCGTCGACAAGGTCGACTTCGAACTGTGGTGCCTCGCGGTCAGCGCCGTCAACGGCTGCGGAACCTGCCTGGAGTCGCACGAGAAGACGTTGCGCGAGGCGGGCGTGCCCCGCGGCACCGTGCACGACGCGCTGCGGATCGCCGCGGTGGTCACCGCCGCCGCGACGACCCTGTCGGCCGAGCAGGCGCTGGGCTGA